In a genomic window of Virgibacillus sp. SK37:
- a CDS encoding TVP38/TMEM64 family protein: MYLLDIQLSNWRMMLENDQLDEYIMQLLNNYENLGPIPGILLPFIEAFLPFLPLVVFVFANAAAYGLLEGFLLSWAGSSLGAILVFFIIRRLGDKKVFRSIRKNRQVQKVTAWLERHGFGPLFLLMCFPFSPSAVINVVAGLSKISMQQFILAVILGKSVMIFSLAYIGSSILEFAKNPMKTIIVGIGIVLFWGIGKLIEKHLEKKAQLKGRNG, from the coding sequence ATGTATTTATTGGATATCCAGCTATCTAATTGGCGAATGATGTTGGAAAACGATCAATTAGATGAGTATATTATGCAGCTTTTAAATAATTATGAAAATCTGGGTCCCATCCCAGGTATTTTATTACCTTTTATTGAAGCGTTTCTCCCTTTTTTGCCTTTAGTAGTCTTCGTTTTTGCAAATGCGGCAGCCTACGGATTGCTGGAAGGCTTTCTTCTTTCTTGGGCAGGGTCAAGTCTTGGTGCCATTCTTGTCTTCTTTATCATCCGCCGACTTGGGGACAAGAAGGTGTTCAGGTCAATACGAAAGAATAGACAGGTACAGAAGGTTACCGCATGGCTTGAAAGACATGGGTTTGGTCCACTGTTTTTATTAATGTGTTTTCCTTTCTCTCCCTCAGCCGTGATCAATGTGGTAGCAGGGCTCTCTAAAATAAGTATGCAGCAGTTTATTCTCGCTGTAATATTGGGAAAGTCGGTAATGATATTTTCCTTGGCATATATTGGTTCAAGTATTTTAGAATTTGCGAAAAACCCAATGAAAACTATAATCGTTGGAATAGGTATTGTATTGTTCTGGGGAATAGGTAAGTTAATTGAGAAACATTTAGAGAAGAAAGCCCAATTGAAAGGGAGAAACGGTTAA
- the lepB gene encoding signal peptidase I: MRKLNYRKFIPVVIFAIAIAIIFRTVLFASYVVDGESMEPTLYDGNLLMVNKVVYNLENVDRFDVIVFHANQQDDYVKRVIGLPGDKIEYKEDKLYINGKYIEEKFLEPYRNVNETFTEDFTLEEVTGKEEVPEGKLFVMGDNREDSLDSRSFGFISQKQLVGKVDVKYWPLTEASLTFGK; the protein is encoded by the coding sequence ATGAGGAAATTGAATTACCGTAAGTTTATCCCGGTAGTGATATTTGCAATAGCCATTGCAATAATATTCCGCACGGTGTTGTTCGCAAGTTATGTTGTGGATGGAGAGTCAATGGAGCCAACACTTTATGACGGAAATCTGTTAATGGTAAATAAAGTAGTATATAACCTGGAAAATGTAGATCGGTTTGACGTCATTGTGTTCCACGCCAATCAACAGGATGATTATGTGAAACGCGTAATCGGATTGCCAGGTGATAAGATTGAGTATAAAGAGGATAAATTATATATTAATGGCAAATATATAGAAGAAAAATTTTTAGAGCCATACAGGAATGTGAACGAAACGTTTACGGAAGACTTTACTTTGGAAGAGGTAACTGGAAAAGAAGAAGTACCTGAGGGTAAGTTATTTGTCATGGGAGATAACCGGGAAGACAGTCTTGACAGTAGATCGTTTGGATTTATATCCCAAAAGCAATTAGTAGGAAAAGTAGATGTGAAGTACTGGCCCCTCACGGAAGCAAGCTTAACTTTTGGTAAATAA
- the addB gene encoding helicase-exonuclease AddAB subunit AddB, with the protein MGLRFLLGRAGTGKSGRTMDEIKEKLLENPNGTPIFYIVPDQMTFQQEYALFHDKDIVGSIRAQVVSFSRLAWRILQETGGGTKQFISSVGVQMMLRKIIEEKTEDWRVFQKAMEKQGFLSQLEKMITEFKRYNISPEVLQSQMIEMEGYVHKESGEEALINKLDDLGYIYEKLMVALQDKYIDSEDQLQLLADKIGQSSVLQDAEIYLDGFHRFTPNELVVVEALLKKCKSVTIALTVDGLETEASELDLFYQTVETYHQIQQIAIENQIPLEETVQLDPAYGRFSNRPYFAHLEQYFDVRPAPQFDGETPIRIAEAVHPRAEVEGVAQEIIRLVREENYRFRDLAVFIRQTDTYHDLIATIFEDYDIPVFIDEKRTMLNHSLIEFIRSVLDIVEGNWRYDAIFRVLKTGFIPMTDKEYPLTADAIDELENYVLEYGIRSRNRWLSEDEWVFQRFRGFDQATQTDTEKEIQKRINRYRKQVVRALAPFDEDMRKVSTVRELCERTYLLLEELGVPNCLEQMRELFDEQGEIEKGREQEQVWNAVIQLFDEMVEMAGEETMTLTTFRATLDAGFETLKFAHVPPSMDHVIVGTIDRSRISGIKCSFLLGVNEGVWPMKPSGDGMINEQERELLAGHGLRLAETSKRQLLDDWFYMYIAFTSAKDKLWVSYPLSDEEGKSKMPSQLIKRVEDLFPVCCEHLLLQDPDELVEADRFITTPTKTRSALTAQLARNRKGYPVKPIWWHVLNWYITHHERYSTTYNVLQSLFYENKPINLDTVTVEKLYPKQVKASVSRLETYYRCSYQHFAKYSLGLDERKTYKLDAPDIGQLFHEALKTITEWVQQEGRNFAQLTKNDTDGYARKAVTNLAPILQHQILHSSNRYKYIQQKLQEVIARAAYILSEQARQSNFSPVGLELGFGTNQTLPPLTLPLPNGYELMLRGRIDRIDQALNNESLFLRIIDYKSSSKGLNLLEVYYGLALQMLTYLDVVLTHSETWLGVKATPAGVLYFHVHNPMISGDQKLPEDKIEEEIFKKYKMQGLLLSDEDIVKMMDTSLDSGTSTIIPAGVKKNGGFYSSSKIADEDTFTSLQSHIHQLMMQAGIDMTEGGVHLNPYQHKQQIACTYCPFHAVCQFDPMLEDNNYRKLTEMKEETILEKIRGEGEVK; encoded by the coding sequence ATGGGACTCCGGTTTTTATTGGGGCGTGCCGGGACAGGAAAAAGCGGCAGAACAATGGATGAGATTAAAGAAAAATTGTTGGAAAACCCAAATGGAACACCTATTTTCTATATTGTTCCAGATCAAATGACATTTCAGCAGGAATACGCTCTTTTCCATGATAAGGATATTGTAGGGAGTATTCGCGCCCAAGTAGTAAGCTTCTCCAGATTGGCATGGAGAATTCTTCAAGAAACTGGTGGAGGAACGAAGCAGTTTATAAGCTCTGTTGGTGTGCAAATGATGCTACGTAAAATTATTGAGGAAAAAACGGAAGACTGGCGTGTTTTTCAAAAGGCGATGGAAAAACAGGGCTTTCTTAGTCAACTGGAAAAAATGATAACGGAATTTAAACGATACAACATCAGTCCGGAAGTACTACAAAGTCAAATGATAGAAATGGAGGGGTATGTCCACAAAGAATCAGGAGAGGAAGCATTAATTAATAAGCTTGATGATCTAGGATATATTTATGAAAAATTAATGGTTGCCTTACAAGATAAATACATTGATAGTGAAGACCAATTACAGTTATTAGCAGATAAAATAGGCCAATCAAGCGTACTGCAGGACGCCGAAATTTATTTGGATGGCTTTCATCGCTTTACTCCAAACGAGCTGGTAGTAGTAGAAGCGTTATTAAAAAAATGCAAATCTGTCACCATTGCTCTTACAGTAGATGGGTTAGAAACAGAGGCTTCAGAGCTGGATTTATTTTATCAAACGGTGGAAACGTATCATCAAATACAACAGATTGCTATAGAGAATCAGATCCCACTGGAAGAAACAGTACAGTTAGACCCGGCTTATGGTAGATTCAGTAATCGTCCTTACTTTGCCCATTTAGAGCAATATTTTGATGTAAGACCTGCTCCTCAATTTGATGGTGAAACACCAATTCGCATTGCGGAAGCCGTCCATCCTCGTGCAGAGGTAGAAGGTGTAGCACAGGAGATCATCCGTCTTGTTCGAGAAGAGAATTACCGTTTTCGTGATCTCGCTGTTTTTATTAGGCAAACAGATACATACCATGATCTGATTGCAACGATATTTGAAGACTACGATATACCTGTGTTTATAGACGAAAAACGAACGATGCTTAATCATTCCTTAATCGAGTTTATCCGGTCCGTACTGGATATTGTGGAAGGAAATTGGCGATATGATGCTATCTTCCGTGTGTTAAAAACAGGGTTTATTCCAATGACCGATAAGGAATATCCGTTAACTGCTGACGCAATTGACGAGTTGGAAAATTATGTTCTCGAGTATGGAATTCGCTCCAGAAATCGGTGGCTAAGTGAGGATGAGTGGGTATTTCAGCGTTTCCGAGGCTTTGATCAAGCGACACAAACAGATACAGAAAAGGAGATTCAAAAAAGAATCAATAGGTATCGTAAACAAGTAGTAAGGGCATTGGCTCCTTTTGACGAAGATATGCGGAAAGTCAGTACGGTTCGGGAGCTATGTGAACGTACATACTTACTTCTGGAGGAGCTAGGTGTGCCAAATTGTCTGGAGCAAATGCGTGAATTATTTGATGAGCAAGGTGAGATAGAAAAAGGAAGAGAGCAAGAACAGGTGTGGAACGCGGTTATCCAACTATTTGATGAAATGGTGGAAATGGCTGGAGAGGAAACCATGACACTGACAACATTTCGTGCAACATTGGATGCTGGGTTTGAAACATTAAAATTTGCTCACGTTCCCCCAAGCATGGATCATGTCATTGTTGGTACGATTGATCGCTCCCGTATAAGCGGAATCAAGTGCTCCTTCCTTCTTGGTGTTAATGAAGGTGTTTGGCCTATGAAACCATCGGGGGATGGAATGATTAATGAACAGGAAAGAGAGTTATTGGCTGGTCATGGACTACGTTTAGCTGAAACCAGTAAACGCCAATTGTTGGATGATTGGTTCTATATGTATATTGCATTTACTTCTGCAAAGGACAAGCTTTGGGTAAGTTATCCGCTAAGTGATGAAGAAGGAAAGTCTAAGATGCCCTCGCAACTGATTAAGCGGGTGGAGGATCTTTTCCCAGTTTGCTGTGAACATCTATTATTGCAGGATCCGGATGAATTAGTTGAGGCTGATCGGTTTATAACCACTCCCACGAAAACCAGATCAGCATTGACCGCTCAGTTAGCTCGTAATAGAAAAGGTTACCCAGTAAAGCCAATATGGTGGCATGTATTAAATTGGTATATTACCCATCATGAACGCTATAGTACAACCTATAATGTATTGCAAAGCTTATTTTATGAGAATAAACCAATCAACCTGGATACGGTGACAGTAGAGAAATTATATCCAAAGCAAGTAAAGGCAAGTGTATCCAGATTGGAAACCTACTATCGTTGTTCTTATCAGCATTTTGCTAAATATAGTTTGGGATTGGATGAAAGAAAAACGTATAAGCTGGATGCGCCGGATATTGGTCAACTGTTTCATGAAGCATTGAAAACAATAACAGAATGGGTGCAACAGGAAGGAAGAAACTTTGCCCAGCTAACAAAAAACGATACGGATGGCTATGCCCGTAAAGCTGTAACAAATTTGGCACCAATATTACAGCATCAGATTTTGCATAGCTCCAACAGATACAAGTATATTCAGCAAAAATTGCAGGAAGTCATTGCTAGAGCTGCCTATATTCTTAGTGAGCAAGCAAGACAGAGTAATTTCTCACCTGTTGGACTGGAACTTGGCTTTGGTACTAATCAAACACTTCCTCCGTTAACTCTGCCGCTTCCAAATGGGTATGAATTAATGCTTAGAGGGCGGATTGACCGTATTGATCAGGCGTTAAATAATGAGTCTTTATTCTTAAGAATTATAGATTATAAATCAAGCTCCAAGGGTTTGAATTTACTCGAAGTTTATTATGGACTAGCCTTACAGATGCTAACATATCTGGATGTGGTATTGACACATTCTGAGACATGGCTTGGAGTAAAGGCTACTCCAGCTGGTGTACTCTATTTCCATGTTCATAATCCGATGATTTCCGGTGATCAAAAATTACCTGAAGATAAAATAGAAGAAGAGATTTTTAAGAAGTATAAAATGCAAGGCCTTTTATTGTCAGATGAAGATATTGTTAAGATGATGGATACCAGTCTGGATTCGGGCACGAGCACAATTATTCCAGCTGGTGTGAAAAAGAATGGAGGATTTTATAGTTCCTCTAAAATAGCCGATGAAGATACATTTACTAGTCTGCAGTCACATATTCATCAACTGATGATGCAGGCAGGGATTGATATGACAGAAGGTGGCGTTCACTTAAATCCATATCAACACAAGCAGCAAATAGCATGTACCTACTGTCCATTCCATGCTGTATGTCAGTTTGATCCAATGCTTGAGGATAATAACTACCGGAAACTGACGGAAATGAAAGAAGAAACAATCCTGGAAAAGATTCGCGGAGAGGGAGAGGTGAAATAA
- the addA gene encoding helicase-exonuclease AddAB subunit AddA, producing MVNWTKEQEDAIYTAGKDVLVAAAAGSGKTAVLVERIIQKLLNKEKPVDIDSLLVVTFTNAAAQEMRNRVGEALEKALAEDPSSSHLKKQLSLLQRASISTLHSFCLDVVKQYAYLLDIDPGFRIANDMEADLIKQEVMEDLFEEWYGAEGEEQEGFFQVVDRFSSDRSDVEVEELILDLYTFAVQNPWPDQWLDELAYTYHVPENWQESDLEWLSIIKREVKDQLTAIQQEMELALDITRENDGPYQYADTIEKDLVNVQEAFAHLDTWDALQTFMSASKFATLSRKKADCDEDKKEKVKTLRNSYKDRWTKMQKSWFSRKLQNHVEDMRELAPVIKQLTELVKEFKKRFTVQKQEKAIVDFSDLEHYCLQLLLDETSTSDQPIPSDVAIHFKKQFSELLVDEYQDTNMVQETLLTLISDQSGPGNMFMVGDVKQSIYRFRHAEPSLFIDKYKRFAKEEHPAQRIDLASNFRSREHVLVGANYIFRQILDEQVGEINYDENAELIYGNKMYEELPYPTPNPELLIIDREGEEDKEEGNGEEDYRDLEKAQLEARAYANKIKEWIGSKEAAPLQVVDKATQTQRDLQYRDVVILMRSMTWAPTIVDELKKQGIPVYAELSSGYFEAIEVKIMISFLKIIDNPRQDIPLASVLRSPIVGLNEDDLASIRLAEKNVTFFEALKKYSKQAKDATANKTARLLEQLDHFRNASRQGALSELIWQIYRETGYYDFVGGIPGGRQRQANLRALYDRARTYETTSFRGLFRFLRFIERMEERGDDLGSARALSEQEDVVRIMTIHKSKGLEFPVVIVGAMDKQFNMMDLNQKYLLHKDLGFATKYIDPIKRITYPTLYFHALSKEKRRELLAEEMRVLYVALTRAKEKLVMIGNVASFEKKREKWQRMVDHSEWVLPAHFRMDAKTYLDWVGPALIRHQESDILRTREIHDAVLEEIRVDPSRWDVTILHGSQLANLEESIVEKSLHLKENMTEWKQVDVADDELKDIVEMRLSYQYPYSKATASRAKQTVTEIKRQREIKDEYSADQLVTEYKAPIVKRPNFIQKEKKVTAAEKGTAIHTVMQHIPLQKSLSSEEIEIFTEELVEREILTRDEANIIDYQAIEEFFHSEIANYMMETGHLHREVPFSLALPANEVYATWQEDTKEKVLIQGVIDCLIPHADGWIILDYKTDALTDADTDEKKLRKRYETQMRLYKEAVESIWKQHVKKTYLYFFSKQLLVDVPIEKE from the coding sequence GTGGTAAATTGGACAAAAGAACAAGAGGATGCGATTTACACAGCTGGTAAGGACGTACTTGTAGCAGCAGCTGCTGGATCTGGTAAAACAGCTGTCTTAGTTGAGAGGATTATCCAGAAACTATTAAACAAGGAAAAACCTGTCGATATTGATAGTTTACTTGTTGTTACATTTACAAATGCAGCCGCTCAAGAAATGCGGAACCGTGTTGGTGAAGCCCTTGAAAAAGCGCTGGCAGAGGATCCATCCTCTAGTCATCTGAAGAAGCAACTCTCTCTATTACAGCGTGCTTCGATTTCTACTCTACACTCTTTTTGTCTGGATGTTGTGAAGCAATATGCCTATTTGCTTGATATAGATCCAGGGTTTCGAATAGCTAATGACATGGAAGCAGATTTGATCAAACAAGAAGTAATGGAAGATTTGTTTGAGGAATGGTATGGAGCAGAAGGAGAAGAGCAGGAAGGCTTTTTCCAGGTTGTTGACCGGTTCTCCAGTGATCGAAGTGATGTAGAGGTAGAGGAGTTAATACTAGATCTTTATACATTTGCCGTCCAAAATCCATGGCCTGACCAATGGCTTGATGAATTAGCGTATACCTATCATGTGCCGGAAAATTGGCAGGAGTCTGATTTGGAATGGTTATCGATTATCAAACGAGAAGTAAAGGATCAACTTACAGCAATCCAGCAGGAAATGGAGCTTGCCCTGGATATTACAAGGGAAAATGATGGTCCTTACCAGTATGCGGATACGATTGAAAAAGATCTGGTCAATGTTCAAGAGGCCTTTGCCCATTTGGATACATGGGATGCTTTGCAAACATTTATGTCTGCTAGTAAATTTGCTACTCTTTCCAGAAAAAAGGCTGATTGTGATGAAGATAAAAAAGAAAAGGTGAAGACACTACGTAATAGTTACAAAGATCGTTGGACAAAAATGCAAAAGAGCTGGTTCAGCAGAAAGCTACAAAACCATGTAGAAGATATGCGGGAGCTAGCGCCTGTAATTAAACAGCTGACTGAATTGGTGAAGGAATTTAAAAAACGTTTCACGGTCCAGAAACAGGAAAAGGCTATTGTAGACTTTTCGGATTTGGAACACTATTGTTTGCAATTATTATTAGATGAAACCTCAACGAGCGATCAGCCAATTCCATCTGATGTAGCCATTCATTTTAAAAAACAGTTTAGTGAACTACTGGTGGATGAATATCAGGACACGAACATGGTACAGGAAACGTTGCTTACGTTAATTAGCGATCAGAGTGGACCTGGGAACATGTTTATGGTGGGGGACGTAAAGCAAAGTATATACCGCTTTCGTCATGCGGAACCATCGTTGTTTATTGATAAGTATAAGCGGTTTGCGAAAGAAGAACATCCGGCACAACGTATAGACCTTGCCAGTAACTTTCGAAGCAGAGAGCATGTGTTAGTAGGAGCAAACTATATATTTAGACAAATTCTTGATGAGCAAGTCGGTGAAATTAATTATGATGAAAATGCGGAACTGATTTATGGGAATAAAATGTATGAAGAACTTCCTTATCCTACTCCCAATCCCGAGCTGCTGATTATTGACAGGGAAGGAGAAGAAGATAAGGAAGAAGGAAACGGTGAGGAAGATTACCGCGATCTGGAGAAAGCACAGCTTGAAGCGAGAGCGTATGCAAATAAAATAAAGGAATGGATTGGCAGCAAAGAGGCCGCTCCTCTGCAGGTTGTAGATAAAGCTACACAAACTCAACGAGACCTGCAATATCGGGATGTTGTTATTTTGATGCGTTCCATGACATGGGCACCAACGATTGTCGATGAATTAAAAAAACAAGGTATCCCTGTGTATGCGGAGTTATCCTCTGGTTATTTTGAAGCAATTGAAGTGAAAATTATGATCAGCTTCTTAAAAATTATAGATAACCCAAGACAGGATATCCCATTGGCCTCTGTGCTAAGGTCCCCCATTGTAGGATTAAATGAAGACGACCTTGCATCTATTCGATTGGCTGAGAAAAATGTAACTTTTTTTGAGGCTTTAAAAAAGTATAGTAAACAGGCGAAAGATGCTACAGCAAATAAAACTGCTAGATTACTTGAACAACTAGACCACTTTCGGAACGCATCAAGGCAAGGGGCTTTATCAGAGTTGATTTGGCAAATATACAGGGAAACCGGTTATTATGATTTTGTTGGTGGTATTCCAGGTGGTCGGCAACGTCAAGCTAATTTACGTGCATTATATGATCGCGCCCGTACATACGAAACGACCTCATTCCGAGGCTTGTTCCGTTTTCTGAGATTTATTGAACGAATGGAAGAACGTGGAGATGATCTAGGCTCCGCACGAGCATTAAGTGAGCAAGAAGATGTTGTACGAATTATGACGATCCATAAAAGTAAAGGCTTGGAGTTCCCAGTAGTTATTGTTGGAGCGATGGATAAGCAATTTAATATGATGGATTTAAATCAGAAATATTTACTTCATAAAGATCTCGGGTTTGCGACTAAGTATATTGATCCAATTAAGCGTATTACCTATCCTACCTTGTATTTTCACGCGTTAAGTAAGGAAAAGCGCCGTGAATTATTAGCTGAGGAAATGCGTGTGTTATATGTAGCTCTGACGCGTGCAAAGGAAAAGCTTGTGATGATTGGAAATGTAGCTTCCTTTGAAAAGAAACGGGAAAAATGGCAACGTATGGTTGACCACTCTGAATGGGTGTTGCCTGCACACTTCCGTATGGATGCGAAGACCTATCTTGACTGGGTAGGGCCTGCCCTCATAAGGCATCAAGAGAGCGATATTTTAAGGACAAGGGAGATTCATGATGCGGTATTGGAAGAAATAAGAGTAGATCCATCTAGATGGGATGTTACCATACTGCATGGAAGTCAACTGGCAAACTTAGAGGAGTCCATTGTAGAAAAGTCATTACACCTGAAAGAAAATATGACAGAATGGAAGCAGGTAGACGTCGCAGATGATGAATTGAAGGATATCGTAGAGATGCGTTTATCCTACCAATACCCCTATTCTAAAGCAACTGCTTCCAGAGCAAAGCAGACAGTTACGGAAATTAAGCGACAACGAGAAATAAAGGATGAATACAGTGCAGATCAATTGGTTACAGAATATAAAGCGCCAATTGTAAAGCGGCCCAATTTTATCCAGAAAGAAAAGAAAGTAACTGCAGCTGAGAAGGGTACTGCCATACACACGGTTATGCAGCATATTCCTCTTCAAAAATCGCTTTCCAGTGAAGAAATAGAGATATTCACCGAGGAGCTTGTGGAGAGAGAAATTCTCACAAGAGATGAAGCGAATATTATTGATTATCAGGCTATTGAGGAATTTTTCCATTCAGAAATTGCAAACTATATGATGGAAACTGGCCATTTGCATCGGGAGGTTCCCTTCAGCTTAGCTCTTCCCGCAAATGAGGTTTATGCTACATGGCAAGAAGACACAAAGGAAAAAGTGTTGATTCAAGGGGTTATCGATTGCCTGATCCCACATGCAGATGGCTGGATTATCCTCGACTATAAAACAGATGCATTAACGGATGCAGATACAGATGAGAAAAAGTTGAGGAAACGCTACGAAACCCAAATGCGTCTCTACAAAGAAGCAGTAGAGTCGATTTGGAAGCAACATGTAAAGAAAACATATCTTTATTTCTTTTCAAAGCAACTATTGGTGGATGTACCAATTGAAAAAGAATAA
- a CDS encoding cytochrome c oxidase subunit II yields MKMHRAEEIWLVISVGVLILSMVITGYQAFAMDMAPPSHKETIDPQKVDETAPFDNPGVFQTGEDKYEVVMTLQIFSFNPNKIEVPAGSEVTFTMTSKDVVHGFQIAGTNVNAMVMPGHIQKITQTFEEPGEYLILCNEYCGAGHQMMSTTITVK; encoded by the coding sequence ATGAAAATGCATCGTGCGGAAGAGATTTGGCTAGTTATAAGTGTTGGGGTACTCATACTTTCGATGGTAATCACTGGTTATCAGGCATTTGCGATGGACATGGCCCCACCAAGTCATAAGGAAACAATTGACCCCCAAAAAGTAGATGAAACGGCACCATTTGATAATCCAGGGGTTTTCCAAACTGGAGAAGATAAATATGAAGTGGTCATGACCTTGCAAATCTTTAGTTTTAATCCAAATAAAATTGAAGTTCCTGCAGGCTCAGAAGTGACATTCACAATGACTTCAAAGGACGTTGTGCATGGTTTCCAAATTGCTGGGACAAACGTTAATGCAATGGTGATGCCTGGACATATTCAGAAAATAACTCAGACATTTGAGGAACCTGGAGAGTATTTAATTTTATGTAATGAATATTGTGGTGCTGGGCATCAAATGATGAGCACAACAATTACGGTGAAATAA